One Pseudodesulfovibrio senegalensis DNA segment encodes these proteins:
- a CDS encoding DUF1844 domain-containing protein — translation MADKCKENPMKDMPLPEMTFTTFIYSLSSSAMVALGEAPDPSTGKVEFVPHLAKHTIDVLGMLQDKIENGLSEEEGKLLCDILYNLRMAYVNKAGK, via the coding sequence CATGAAGGACATGCCCCTGCCGGAAATGACCTTCACCACGTTCATCTATTCGCTGAGTTCCTCGGCCATGGTGGCCCTTGGCGAGGCCCCGGACCCCAGCACCGGCAAGGTCGAATTCGTGCCGCATCTGGCCAAGCACACCATCGACGTGCTGGGCATGCTGCAGGACAAGATCGAAAACGGCCTTTCCGAAGAGGAAGGCAAGCTGCTCTGCGACATTTTATACAACCTGCGCATGGCCTATGTGAACAAGGCCGGCAAATAA
- the argC gene encoding N-acetyl-gamma-glutamyl-phosphate reductase: MSQNIRAGLVGVTGYTGMELARLMAHHPSMELVRVTSRSEAGKPLSAIYPFLQSIPVGELEITMPDPEDLAQACDIVFLAVPHKTAMEIAATLLDHGVRVVDLSADFRINDKSVYEQWYAVEHTRPELLETAVYGLPELYLDQIAEARLIANPGCYPTSAILGLAPALSESMVATDGIVVDSKSGTSGAGRGAKVGTLFCEVHDSFKAYGLGTHRHTPEIEQEVSKLAGADMTVSFNTHLLPIDRGILSTIYTQLKDDGMDLATVRAAYEKFYAGKPYVRVLPEGQLPETRFVRGTMFCDIGLVKDDRTGRLIIVSAIDNLCRGASGQALANANLMSGLPLETGLPKAPMMP, translated from the coding sequence ATGTCCCAGAACATCAGGGCCGGGCTCGTGGGCGTCACGGGTTACACCGGCATGGAACTGGCGCGCCTCATGGCCCACCATCCGTCAATGGAACTGGTCCGGGTCACCTCCCGTTCCGAGGCGGGCAAGCCCTTGTCGGCCATTTATCCCTTTCTTCAGTCCATCCCGGTGGGTGAGCTGGAAATAACCATGCCCGACCCCGAGGACCTGGCCCAGGCCTGCGACATCGTATTTCTTGCCGTGCCGCACAAGACCGCCATGGAAATCGCGGCCACCCTGCTGGACCACGGCGTGCGCGTAGTGGACCTTTCCGCGGACTTTCGCATCAACGACAAGAGCGTTTACGAGCAGTGGTACGCGGTGGAACACACCCGGCCCGAGCTGCTGGAGACCGCAGTCTACGGCCTGCCCGAACTGTATCTCGACCAAATCGCCGAAGCGCGACTCATCGCCAACCCGGGCTGCTATCCCACGTCTGCCATCCTCGGCCTTGCCCCGGCATTGTCCGAATCCATGGTGGCCACGGACGGCATCGTGGTGGATTCCAAGTCCGGCACGTCCGGCGCGGGCCGCGGGGCCAAGGTGGGGACGCTCTTCTGCGAGGTACACGATTCCTTCAAGGCCTACGGGCTGGGCACGCACCGGCACACCCCGGAAATCGAGCAGGAGGTTTCCAAGCTGGCGGGCGCGGATATGACCGTGTCCTTCAACACGCACCTGCTGCCCATCGACCGGGGCATCCTGTCCACCATCTACACGCAGCTCAAGGACGACGGCATGGACCTCGCCACAGTGCGCGCCGCCTATGAAAAATTCTATGCGGGCAAGCCCTACGTGCGCGTGCTGCCCGAGGGCCAGCTCCCTGAAACCCGCTTTGTGCGCGGCACCATGTTCTGCGACATCGGGCTGGTCAAGGACGATCGCACCGGACGGCTGATCATCGTCTCGGCCATCGACAACCTGTGCCGGGGCGCTTCGGGGCAGGCACTTGCCAACGCCAACCTCATGAGCGGCCTGCCGC